In Puntigrus tetrazona isolate hp1 chromosome 22, ASM1883169v1, whole genome shotgun sequence, one genomic interval encodes:
- the pcyt2 gene encoding ethanolamine-phosphate cytidylyltransferase isoform X1 has translation MIRNGSHAAAEEEEQAEPSSSSRSPEKRKRVIRVWCDGCYDMVHYGHANQLRQAKAMGDYLVVGVHTDEEIAKHKGPPVFTQAERYKMIRATKWVDEIVEGAPYVSTLETLDKYNCDFCVHGDDITLTVDGKDTYDEVKRMGRYRECKRTQGVSTTDLVGRMLLLTKSHHSNVDNAAYQLHTDNFGKGPKGHSPWTGVSQFLQTSQKIIQFASGKEPQPGDTIIYVAGAFDLFHIGHVDFLETVHKQAEKPYVIVGLHFDQEVNRYKGKNYPIMNIHERTLSVLACRYVSEVVIGAPYAVGKDLLDHFKVDLVCHGKTEVFSDTDGTDPYAEPKKRGIFRILDSGNNLTTDDIVQRIIENRLQFEARNQKKEAKEMAVIEALKHKEDSLKTDAALTNN, from the exons ATGATCAGGAACGGAAGCCACGCGgcggcggaggaggaggagcaggcCGAACCGAGCTCCTCGAGCCGCAGCCCAGAGAAGAGGAAGCGGGTGATCCGGGTGTGGTGTGACGGCTG CTATGACATGGTGCACTACGGTCACGCTAACCAGTTACGACAGGCCAAAGCGATGGGAGATTACCTCGTGGTAGGCGTACACACGGACG AGGAAATAGCCAAGCACAAGGGTCCCCCGGTCTTCACGCAGGCCGAGCGGTATAAAATGATACGGGCCACAAAGTGGGTGGATGAGATCGTTGAGGGGGCTCCGTATGTTTCTACGCTGGAGACGCTGGACAAGTACAACTGTGATTTCTGCGTGCACGGAG ATGACATCACACTGACCGTGGATGGAAAAGATACATATGACGAAGTGAAGAGAATGGGCCGATACAG GGAATGTAAACGCACGCAGGGGGTGTCTACGACGGATCTAGTGGGTCGTATGCTCTTGTTAACGAAATCACATCACAGCAACGTT GATAATGCGGCTTACCAGCTACACACAGATAACTTTGGGAAG GGTCCTAAAGGGCACAGCCCTTGGACTGGCGTCTCTCAGTTCCTGCAGACGTCTCAGAAGATCATCCAGTTCGCCTCAGGGAAAGAACCACAGCCCGGAGACACAATTATTTATGTAGCCGGAGCTTTCGACCTCTTCC ATATCGGCCACGTGGATTTCCTCGAGACCGTTCACAAACAAGCAGAGAAACCTTACGTCATTGTCGGACTGCACTTTGACCAG GAAGTAAACCGCTATAAAGGAAAGAACTACCCCATCATGAATATTCACGAGAGAACTTTGAGTGTGCTGGCTTGCAGG TACGTGTCAGAGGTTGTGATCGGGGCTCCGTACGCAGTAGGAAAAGATCTTCTGGATCACTTTAAG GTGGACTTGGTGTGTCATGGGAAGACCGAAGTGTTTTCTGACACAGATGGGACAGACCCTTACGCC GAGCCAAAGAAGAGAGGTATTTTTCGCATCCTGGACAGCGGCAACAATCTGACCACCGACGACATCGTGCAGAGAATCATCGAGAACAG GTTGCAGTTTGAGGCCAGGAATCAGAAGAAGGAAGCTAAAGAGATGGCCGTGATTGAAGCTTTGAAGCACAAAGAGGATTCGCTGAAGACCGACGCGGCTCTAACGAATAATTAA
- the pcyt2 gene encoding ethanolamine-phosphate cytidylyltransferase isoform X2 has product MIRNGSHAAAEEEEQAEPSSSSRSPEKRKRVIRVWCDGCYDMVHYGHANQLRQAKAMGDYLVVGVHTDEEIAKHKGPPVFTQAERYKMIRATKWVDEIVEGAPYVSTLETLDKYNCDFCVHGDDITLTVDGKDTYDEVKRMGRYRECKRTQGVSTTDLVGRMLLLTKSHHSNVDNAAYQLHTDNFGKEVNRYKGKNYPIMNIHERTLSVLACRYVSEVVIGAPYAVGKDLLDHFKVDLVCHGKTEVFSDTDGTDPYAEPKKRGIFRILDSGNNLTTDDIVQRIIENRLQFEARNQKKEAKEMAVIEALKHKEDSLKTDAALTNN; this is encoded by the exons ATGATCAGGAACGGAAGCCACGCGgcggcggaggaggaggagcaggcCGAACCGAGCTCCTCGAGCCGCAGCCCAGAGAAGAGGAAGCGGGTGATCCGGGTGTGGTGTGACGGCTG CTATGACATGGTGCACTACGGTCACGCTAACCAGTTACGACAGGCCAAAGCGATGGGAGATTACCTCGTGGTAGGCGTACACACGGACG AGGAAATAGCCAAGCACAAGGGTCCCCCGGTCTTCACGCAGGCCGAGCGGTATAAAATGATACGGGCCACAAAGTGGGTGGATGAGATCGTTGAGGGGGCTCCGTATGTTTCTACGCTGGAGACGCTGGACAAGTACAACTGTGATTTCTGCGTGCACGGAG ATGACATCACACTGACCGTGGATGGAAAAGATACATATGACGAAGTGAAGAGAATGGGCCGATACAG GGAATGTAAACGCACGCAGGGGGTGTCTACGACGGATCTAGTGGGTCGTATGCTCTTGTTAACGAAATCACATCACAGCAACGTT GATAATGCGGCTTACCAGCTACACACAGATAACTTTGGGAAG GAAGTAAACCGCTATAAAGGAAAGAACTACCCCATCATGAATATTCACGAGAGAACTTTGAGTGTGCTGGCTTGCAGG TACGTGTCAGAGGTTGTGATCGGGGCTCCGTACGCAGTAGGAAAAGATCTTCTGGATCACTTTAAG GTGGACTTGGTGTGTCATGGGAAGACCGAAGTGTTTTCTGACACAGATGGGACAGACCCTTACGCC GAGCCAAAGAAGAGAGGTATTTTTCGCATCCTGGACAGCGGCAACAATCTGACCACCGACGACATCGTGCAGAGAATCATCGAGAACAG GTTGCAGTTTGAGGCCAGGAATCAGAAGAAGGAAGCTAAAGAGATGGCCGTGATTGAAGCTTTGAAGCACAAAGAGGATTCGCTGAAGACCGACGCGGCTCTAACGAATAATTAA
- the gcga gene encoding glucagon a, with protein MKGAQYLAGLLLLLFVQNSICVPLQDDTTSTETAESLLERGQGFTTAKRHSEGTFSNDYSKYLETRRAQDFVQWLMNSKRNGGSAKRHAEGTYTSDISSYLQDQAAQNFVAWLKSGQPKQDVADNRGPNLPRRRHVDGSFTSDVNKVLDSIAAKEYLQWVMNSKTSGTSGKRGGNQ; from the exons ATGAAAGGCGCCCAATATCTCGCTGGTCTTCTTCTGCTCCTCTTTGTTCAAAACAGCATCTGCGTACCGCTGCAAGACGACACCACAAG cacagagacagcggaGAGTCTTCTGGAGAGGGGTCAAGGATTTACGACCGCGAAGAGACATTCTGAGGGAACTTTCTCCAATGACTACAGCAAATACCTGGAGACCAGGAGAGCACAAGACTTTGTTCAGTGGCTCATGAACTCCAAGAGAAATGG tgGTTCGGCCAAACGTCACGCTGAGGGAACCTACACCAGCGACATCAGCTCTTACCTGCAGGACCAGGCAGCCCAGAACTTTGTGGCCTGGCTAAAGTCTGGACAGCCCAAGCAAGA CGTTGCAGACAACAGAGGCCCAAATTTGCCTCGTAGGAGGCATGTCGATGGCAGTTTCACCAGCGACGTCAACAAGGTCTTGGACAGCATCGCTGCCAAGGAGTATTTACAATGGGTGATGAACTCCAAGACGTCAGGGACGAG TGGCAAACGTGGCGGAAATCAATGA